AGTTTGTGGGTGATGAAAATAATCGAAACGCCGCGCTCGGTCAGTTGGCGCATGATCACAAAAAGTTCTTCGACTTCCTGGGGGGTCAACACCGCCGTCGGCTCATCCAGCACCAGCACCTTAGCCTCGCGATAAAGCGCCTTGAGAATTTCCACGCGCTGCTGCACGCCCACGGGCAGGTCTTCCACCACCGCGTCGGGGTCAACTTCCAGCCCATACTGGCCAGAAAGCCGCTGCACAGCCTCACGCGCCGCCTTCAGGTCCAGCGACCAGCCCTTCGTAGGCTCTGCGCCCAAAATCAGGTTCTCGGCCACCGTAAACACCGGCACCAACATGAAGTGCTGGTGCACCATCCCAATACCCAGCCGAATGGCGTCGTGAGGGCTATCGATGGTCACCTTCTGGCCGTCCACGAAAATTTCGCCCTCGTCGGGATGGTAAAGGCCGTAGATAATGTTCATCAGCGTGGTCTTGCCCGCGCCGTTCTCGCCCAGCAAGGCATGCACTTCACCCTTGCGCAGGCTGAAATTGACATGGTCGTTTGCCAAAACGCCGGGGAAGCGTTTGACGATGTTGCGGACTTCCAAAGCCATTTCGCTCATAGGTTGCTCCCAAAAGCGTTGCCGGAAAGCGCCACTGCGCCCCGATTAGCCTTCTTTCTCGTAGGGAATACCATCGGCCGCGGGGGGACGCGCCCGCCCCACAAAGCCCGCCAGCACGATAATGGTCAACAGGTAAGGCAACATCCCGATGAACTGGGGAGGGATGTTAATTTCGCCGCCGAACTGCAACTGGGTTTGCAACGCCGTTGCGAAGCCAAAGAGCAGCGCCGCCCCCCACGAGCCCAAAGGCGTCCACTTGCCGAAAATCATCACGGCCAAGGCCACAAAGCCGCGCCCGTTGGTCATGGAACGCTCGAATGAGCCCACGGCTTCCAGTGAAAGGTAGGCCCCGGCCAACCCGGCCAACGCCCCGCCAACCACGACGTTGACGTAACGCACCAGGTAAACATCAATGCCCAGGGTGTCGGCCGCTCGCGGGTGCTCGCCCACCGCCCGGGTGCGCAACCCCCACGGGGTGTAGAACAGCACATAGTGCACCACAAAGACCAGGACAATCGACGCATAGGTAATCGGCGGGTTATTGAACAGCACCGGCCCAATGAGCGGAATTTTCGCCAATGGTCCCAAGGGAATGGGGTTAAGTTTGCCGTGGCCGCTCAAACCGACCTTGTAGAAATAGCCCGTCAGCCCAATGGCAAGGATATTGATGACAGTGCCACCGATGATCTGGTCAATTTTCAACGTAACCGACATAAAGGCCAGCAGCAGCCCCATCAGTGCGCCAATGAGAATGCCCGCCGTGACGCCCAGCAGCAGGTTGCCGGTGTAAACATTGACCAGGAAAGCAACAAAAGCCGCCATCAGCATCTGGCCTTCGATACCGATGTTGATCACCGCGGCGCGCTCGCCCATCAAACCACACAGCGCGCCCAGCACCAAGGGCACCGACTGGCGCAGCGTCGAGGCCAAAACTGCCTCGGTGACCTGCGGTGTGCGGGCATAGTAGTAAAAGATCACCCCCATGATCACCACAGCCGTTGTCAGCCCAATGCCCCAGCGCTTCCAAAACAGTTTCCAGTTTGCAAACGATGCCGGTGTATTCATACTTCACCTCAATGGGAACCCCAGCCTGTGCTGAGCGTAATCTTTTCACCTTCCTCGGCAGCCCGCATTCGCAACAGCCAGCGCACAATCATATCGGCTGCCACAAAGAAGAGCATCAACGCCTGTACCACGTCGGTGATTTCCTGCGCCACATGCGCTTTGAACTGCATTTGGTTAGAGCCTGCTCGCATTGCGCCCAGAAGCAGCGCCGCGGGAATCACACCAAAGGGGTCGGTCTTGCCCAAGAGGGCCACGGTGATGCCGTCAAAGCCCAAATTGGCGTTGAAACCGGGTTCATAACGCCCCACCACGCCCTGGGTTTCCACCGCGCCGCCAATGCCGGCGAACAGGGCGCTGATGACCATCGTCAAAATGATGGTACGGGCGACTTTCATGCCCGCATAGCGCGCGGCGTGCGGGTTCTGCCCTACCGTGCGGATTTCAAACCCCAGCGTGGTGCGCTGGAGAATCCACCACGCCACCGCCGCAGCCACCACCGCCAGCACAAAGCCAAATGGCATCCACCCCCAGGTAGGCAATTTCGCCGAATCCAAAATTTGGGGCGTGCGGGCGATGATGTTGCCCGGCGTGCGGTCTTTCAAAGGCCCGTTGGCGAGGTAATCGGTGAACCCCATCGCGACATAGTTCAACATGATGGTGGTGATGACTTCGTGTGCGCCGGTGTAGGTCTTCAGCGCGCCCGGAATTGCACCATACAAACCACCGGCGATGGCCCCCGCCGTCAACGCCACAGCCGCATGGA
This region of Chloroflexota bacterium genomic DNA includes:
- a CDS encoding ABC transporter permease, translating into MAEQVEKKSTWGTVKRFVRSVAVPLGAVVLALIIGAIIIEASGASAWKAYEALAQGAFGSARGWQRTLEKTTPLIFSGLAVAFAFKAGLFNIGAQGQLLFGAITAAAVGFGVHGLPPGIHAAVALTAGAIAGGLYGAIPGALKTYTGAHEVITTIMLNYVAMGFTDYLANGPLKDRTPGNIIARTPQILDSAKLPTWGWMPFGFVLAVVAAAVAWWILQRTTLGFEIRTVGQNPHAARYAGMKVARTIILTMVISALFAGIGGAVETQGVVGRYEPGFNANLGFDGITVALLGKTDPFGVIPAALLLGAMRAGSNQMQFKAHVAQEITDVVQALMLFFVAADMIVRWLLRMRAAEEGEKITLSTGWGSH
- a CDS encoding ABC transporter permease, whose translation is MGVIFYYYARTPQVTEAVLASTLRQSVPLVLGALCGLMGERAAVINIGIEGQMLMAAFVAFLVNVYTGNLLLGVTAGILIGALMGLLLAFMSVTLKIDQIIGGTVINILAIGLTGYFYKVGLSGHGKLNPIPLGPLAKIPLIGPVLFNNPPITYASIVLVFVVHYVLFYTPWGLRTRAVGEHPRAADTLGIDVYLVRYVNVVVGGALAGLAGAYLSLEAVGSFERSMTNGRGFVALAVMIFGKWTPLGSWGAALLFGFATALQTQLQFGGEINIPPQFIGMLPYLLTIIVLAGFVGRARPPAADGIPYEKEG